aaacctacattcaaataagttcttttttttttaattgtggtggttatttttactttttaaatattgAGCACTATTTCAATAATAAAgaaatattttcattttcaataaaattctcTATTTGATGAGAACTATCTAATATAATAAGACAATAATCTTACTTATTGAAAACACTTTTCGGTACAATTCTAAAAGCACCAATTTCAAAAAATATTGACTTTAATACTATTAAAATACATTCAAACCAAAGAAACAACACATTTATAGTAAACACAATCTTCCGATTTTGCATCTCTTTGGCGACAAAGAAGAATATGAAGGCAAGGAGCTCTATTCGCGGCTTCTCCACTTTGGGGGGATGCATTGATGATTTTGGggttttattttgaattaaaatttcattttttatattttatttctccctataaatttaaaacattattttataaaatttcaaaattcatggaGTCATTGTTTAGAAtcataaatttatattaaaaattcaaaaccCATAAATTATTAAACCTAGTAACGCTTCTTAGGTATTAAACAATAAATTCTTCAAAAGGTAAAGTTCGTAATAGCTAAGAAATACGAAAATGAAATATCGAAATTTTATAACAGTGATTACACACCATCAGGAGATGCGAAAATAAGTATTCATTGAAGTAGAAGAAAGCaaacattaaataaatttttatgtacCTTTTAGTTAGAGTCCCGCGATGAAGATAAAATTGAATATTAACGAAAGCATAAAAAAATTAGAAGTGTTAATCAAAACTTTTAgttttagtgtttttttttttttgcttcagtgaagtttttatttatttattttgttcttCAATAAGCatgggattttttttttcttggttttgttaaataggaaaaaaatattgtaaaagacatagtttttgagttttgaaataaataaaatttaactatAGTTCAAAAATCAAATCAGTAATTAATCATCTCATTTAAACAGAAAATTTAACAAATGaactaatttatattttaaaaatatataaagattaatttgttttttttcaaTAGCGGGGCTAAAAGGAAATCTGCCCCTAAGAGGCTTTCTTGGTGATTTTACCGTGCAATATGAGAATACTAAATTTTTGATGTTTTTCTATATATTTGAGAAACATATTCCATTACAGACCCAAACTTCAAATATGTACATACAGATAATTtaggaaaaaataaaaaggaCAAAATAGCGTAGGCTAAGGCACTAACATTCTCCAATGAAGATTTTGTTACAGACGAATATGATTATGATTGGCTAAACTTTCCTTGGGTTTACATTCTTGGAATTCTTATCATCTTAACTTTGTAATCAACATGATTCCTGGGGGTAATCAAGATGATGTTGGAATCCATTGATCTCCTTGAATGAAATTTTGGACTGAAAATGTATGTACATGCTGGGATGGAATTTGAGTACTCCATGGAACTCTGTTCAATGGAATGGATCCAAGACCAGAATTCCCAAATTCTCCATAGAAGAGTGTTTTCAATGCAAAGTCACCCTTCCATGGCATCCATCCATTTGGATTAATAAGTGCTTCCATAACACAATTTATAAAAACTGTCCTTGAATATTCCTTCCATGGCCTTCCCAAAAAGTTCTTGTGCACTTTAGGCTTGCCATAATAGTATCTCATGTATTCATCAGTTCCGTTGATCAAGCAGTTCTGGAAAACCAGACCAGTCGATTGAGCAGGATCAGTTCTACCATGAGCTGTCACAGCATTGTTCTCACCTTTTTCGGGTTTTACCTGCCGGGGAGCAACCAAAATTTCACAATCTTGGAACACCGAGGCAGAATTCCCGAAGATAAAGTCCACGTTCCCCTGAATACGGCACTTCCTGTAGAACTGGCGGAGGGAGTGAGCGTAGAGAGTATCTTGGTTGCCTAGGAATTCACAGTTCTCAATGACAGAAAGATCACTATCTGATCTAAAGGCTACTGCTTGGTGGGCATCAGGGCCTGCTGTGTTCCGGATTGTGAGCCCACTCGCCATAAATCCATCCCCAAGAACCCCTGCAACAGCCAAAGCTCAATCTACATTTGcaataatcatatatatacagCCTAAAGAAAAGGGGATACACCTCTGGATTAGCTAAGCGAATAAGACTTATTTGATGAGTTAACTCAGAGACTTTTACTCCAAATTGGCTTATGGGTACTACTACTATATATAAGCTCTGGGAAACCATGAAAGTCTAGACGCAGTATCTTATCAAGCTCATTCATAAATGTAAAACTGAGAATTCTTAAACAAAGTTAAATGTTTAACGTAAGTAGTGGAGGAGGGTAGTAGTACTCACCGACAGTAGCAGTCTCATAAGTGGTAAGTCCAGGCATCCCTGCATTTAAAGCACCCGTAATGATGGTTTTACCCATTCCATCCCCCAAAAAGACCACATTTTTCTTCTCCAGTGGCACCCTCACCGTTTCTTCGTACACACCTTCCTTTATATATATCACGAAACGGCGTGTACTCTCTGCATTTGCCGGTGCTGCGTTGACGGCCTCTTGCACTGTCTTGTAACACCCTCCGCTCCCGTCTTTACACACCGTTACGTCCGTCTTCAAGTTTGACGGTAAACCCCCGTTAAACCCCAGCTCCGTCCCACCCGACCCGTTCTCGTAGAACCCGTCCCGTTCCGTCTTGGGAGGGACCCACGCGGCTATGTCCTCCCCGTAATTATCGTAGGCGACCATCATGCTCAACGCGTTGCTGCTGTGTTGCGTTAAAGAGTCCAAAAACGCCATCGTTTCACCGACCAATTTGGTGTCATTTACGTACTTGAGCGCGCTCCAACAATCGTATTGGTAGCAAAGGGCCGCGCTCATCCATGCACGAGCGTCCTTGATCTTGCCACGTGCCAGAGCGTCATTGGTCGATCTCATGCGGTAATCAGAATTAGAAAGGATGTTGAGACAGATGGCGGCGGCGTTGGAGCGGTTGAGGTTGCCTTTGGAGGAGTCGAGGATGGATTTCACCATGGATTGCCCGGTTTTGAGGTTATCAGAAGAGACGGAAATGGCGGATTGGATGAATTGGAGGGAGGTCGGATTAGGAGGGAGAAGAGAGGATCGCGAAAGGGAGGATTCGCAGGGTTGTGGGAAGCGAGTGGATTTGCAAGCAAGGCGGATTTGAGAGGATTCAGAGGCGTAAACAGGGGAGTTATGAGGTGGGTGATGACTGGAAGAagagaagatgaagaaatggGAGAGGGAAAGAAGGGAAAGGAGAAGGAAAGCAGACATGGATAGTGAGACAAGGAGAGAAGTGGAATTCCAGGGATTTCTTCTGGGATGTTTTTTGTGGGACTGGTGAGAAGGAGGTGGTGAAGATGAATACATGGTTTGGGGGGGGGGTATAAATATGATAAGGAGAATTAATTAGGAATTTGGGAGTTGGGTAAAATTTGGAGATATGTGTTGGTTTGGAACGAAAGGGAATGAATTCACGagaagaaaagagtgaaagtGAGTCACGGGGCGCTTGGGAATGGGCAGGGcatgttagattttggaagtTTGCCAATGGAAGCAGTGGAAGTGGAAATGGAAGGCGTGGCCATTTACTGTCAGTCACGAGATGATTGGGTAGAAAAAGTAATCCCAAATAAAAGAGGGAAAGCTTTTGTTTTTGATGCGGTGAAACTAAATGGAATGAAGATTAGGAAACGAGGAAAACTATGGGCGTGGGGAAGGGGAGGGAAGGAACAAGGGGAATGAAATAAGAAAACGCAAATGGGAGATTCATATATTAAACTGGGTAATCGGGTTTGGGTCTTACTGAATTCAAATACTACCGCCTACCCGACTCTGCCTGCTTTACGTATCGCTTTCATCACACCAGTTGCCATAGGGATCGGCTTTCATTTCTTACGTCTTGTTGTCGATTTTTATTTTACTTGcctttgaaattaataataatttctttCTTTTGTGTGTCTTTCCAACATTTATTGTTCATTTCATCATCATGTGCAATACATAGATAACTAGTTAATTAAATTTACATTATTGTGAAAGATAATTacaaatttattaataaatcaaatatgaaacatattttaattattcatacattttaaatattttctaaagttattttgatgattaaaaaataatatgaacaatacattaatagttttaaaataaatttatttttaaatctttAATGAAAAATTATAGATAAAGAGTTATTTTAGTGGTTTGAAATATTTATGATTAAACAGTTATTAAGTTTTTTAAAAATGTATATCTTATTAAATTCTAATTGAAAAGGtgaaaaacttaaataattttaaagGGTTTTGAAACTTATATAATGATTACTAGAGGTGCTGATGAGTTTGGTTAGATTTGGGTCGGGtctaaatataatattaacatattttatatttattcaagtCTAATTTGACTCAAAATATGTacctaaaattttgttcaaatttgcTCATATTCAAAAAATTAACCTAAACTCAGTTTAGGCcgcttatattatattttaaatatttttaaaaaatatttatataatcttattttaatattaataattaaatttttatttaataaaatttttatataatcattttaatattattttaatatttacataagagtaatattatatatttagcataaatttattttttaatttgttataaattatataatatataaaataaatattataaatttaaaaatatattgatttgaGTCAAGCTCAGGCCTGAAATATTCAAACCTGagccttttcatattttaaaCAGACCAATTTTTTTCTGACTAAACACATTTTTCGAACCTAATTTTTTATCCGAGTCTTCTCAAATTTTAGATAACTTTTCAGTCCTATGCATAACTCAGCCGATGAATATATAGGAAATGATTTGAGAGAGGATAAATAAAACAGAAATGGAATTGTAGTTTGATGATACATCAAAGCAAATCAACACAAGGCGTGGTGGGTACCGTCACATGAATATACAAAGCATGAAAAGGGAAACGCATTGACTGCTCAATTTATTCACATTTCTTTATTAAGGGTTTACAAATTTTCAAGCATCCATGCGAATGATACAGCGGATGCCCTCCCCAGCAAGCATGTAATCGAAGGCCTTGTTTATATCCCGGAATGCCACTTGCTGCGTTATAAATTTCTCTAGCTCAAGCTCCTACATGCATCACAAAGAAATTACAAACATGAATGTTCTAAGTAGCCATCCAACATGTTAGAATTGGTGGACAACATGCTTTAACTCAGATTTGGTATTATATTCTAGTAATTAAGATTAAAAGTTTAGCTAGCGCCATATTTGTCAAGAAGTTCTAGGAAGGAACGATGTAGCTTACTTTGTTCATATACTTTTCCACCACCGAAGGAAGGTCGGACCGGGGCTTGTAGTTGCCAAAGAAGGTTCCTTTCAGAGTCCTCTCATTCAAAAAATTCACGGGATGTGTTTTAAATGCATCATCTCTGTTTGGAACACCGACGAGTACCGCAACACCCCATCCCTGCACAAAAACAAAAAACATAGCTAAATGTGTCAAACATCACAATTTCTGTTATTTGCTTCGTTGTACTTCAGAGTTTCTATCAAGATTAGGCAAATGCATGAAGAAAGGGAATTACATCGTGAACACATTCAAATGCAGAGATCATGGCATTAATGTTTCCAGTACACTCGACGCTTCGATCAACTCCCCCATTTGTCATTTCAGCAAGCACCTGAAAATaagggagtaaaattttgagaatgaAGCGTTGTCTTCATTTAGTTTTACCTTGAAACCAATTGTTATGGTTTTCACAAACCTCTTGAACCGGCTTGTTATGGTCTTTCGGGTTGACGAATTCAGTGCAACCAAATTTCTTAGCTGTTTAAGATACACCAAGGAAACTGAACATTAGACGAAGCATTTTAAAGACAATAAATCAACAAATTCCCTTCTGGGGTTTTTAACTTACCTTCCTCAAATCTGTTGGGATTCAGATCAACCCCAATAATCCTAGAAGCGCCTGCAATTCTAGCCCCTTCAGCAGCCTAATTATAAACACCACATCAACAATGTTATCCAAGTTAGCAGCAGCAGGGGCGAGGAAAAAAAGTACGAAACTTATTATGTTCCCACGCtatattatttttcttgaaatttctaTGTCCAAGAATGGCATTGGACACATGAAGCTAAGAATATAGCCTCCAAAAATTCctccatatacattttaaaaaaagTAACTTCGAGAAAACTGATCAGAACCATGTGGAACACATCCCATATACGATACTCTGCTCAATTGTATGGAAGAAGGGATACTCACAGCGAGGCCTACTGCTCCCAGTCCAAAAATGGCCACAGTTGAACCTTTGGTGGGCTTTGCAACATTCAAGGTGGCACCAAGACCTCGAAAATTATTTAAAGCTCCATTAAACTAACAGATTAaatggaaaattaaaattttaaatcaagtaACAATTGATTCTCTTTAAGACCTGTAGAGATGCCACAGCTGAGAATACAAACTTTGTCAAGAGGAGCGGCGGGATTGATTTTGGCAACACTGCCAACATGAGCAACAGTGTATTCACTGAAGGTGGATGTGCCAACGAAATGGTAGATGGGTTTTCCATTAATGGAGAACCTGGTCTTGCCATCACTAAGCATCACCCCTCGGTCAGTGTTAATCCTTAGCAGGTCACACATGTTGCTTTCCTTGGACTTGCAATGACGACAGTTGCCGCATTCCCCAGTGAAGACCGGAAGCACATGGTCACCGGGTTTAAGGTGTGTCACACCCTCACCCACACTCTCAACAATCCTGTAAACAAAATAGTCAATAGAGTGATAAAAATATCTGGTTACCACACTAAATGGATACAGATATGGCCATTTATATCTAGGTTCAACAGATCCGACCAATCTGACATAGATCCCATGCAGATGCTGTTCAATGTAAAAAATATGCCTTGCTGAATTTATATGGAAATGGATCGGATAAGAGTTTGACTGTTGGACTCATTGATGATAGATGTACTAAaaatgaaaaaaggaaaaaaaaaatagtatTGAGCATACCCCCCAGCTTCATGACCAAATATACGAGGGAATAATGAGGTTTGGCCCTGAAAGATGACAATGCTGAACAATATTAGTTTCCAAGTATGCGAGTAATGAGTATTGCTTTACAACGAGAATGCATCATGAGGAGGCATTTAACTAAAATACCTTGGCTTCCCAAAAGTAAACATCAGTGTGGCAGAGAGAGGTGAAGAGGATCTTCAGACGAACCTCCATTTCTTGTGGTGGTGCCACCTCCACTTCTTCAATCACTAGTGGCTTCCCGGCTTCCCATGCCACCGCAGCTACATGCAGTTGCAATGTATTTCAAAGAATAAACATATAAAATGACAAATGGTTTTCCTCAAAAACGAAGCATCAAAGTATGATGATAAAACCCTAAACACTCAAGTAAAAATCCAGAATGAAGATGTACCTTTGCAACGAATGACCTGACCAGCAGTGCTTTGGGCAGACATATTTACTTGGCAAACTATCCGTTTTTTCCTTTTGGAAACCTGGAAAAATATTCTAGTAAATTGGGGTTTAGGAGCTTGGCATCTCTTAAAGTAAGAATCGAGGGGACTGATATTTTTACACGTCAAAGAAGCCTGCTTTGACGGGGCATTTGTAAGAGACATATACATTGAGTTCATGAACTGGAAGCAAGAATTCACCCAAGGAAAACGCTGTTTTTCTTTTGATCCACAAAGCAAACGACGCCTAAAATTTATTTGTTTTCCCGAACATGGGGTCGTGAATATGTTAGTATTTTAGTAGATTGATTCGACGGGTTGAGGCAAGTGGGCAACTTTACCGTCAGCTAAAAGTGATCAGACGCTTGTTTTCGAAATATCTGCCTTCTACCGTTTTCGGCCGGACACGTGGTGATCTTACGTACCCCTGTCGACTGAGTCCCTGTCAAGCCTGACCATACCCAGAACTTACTATCTAGACTTTTTCAACCATGCGCTCTATAAAATTTTAAGCATATCAATTGCTTtatcaaattatatatttatatacttaattttattcaattgcATATATCTCAAAaaacaaatacatatatatttttatatttaattaatattcttATTTGTATATAAtatatcaatataaaataattttaattcaatatcattattcaaaatttatgaaaattaaaccaaatcaaatttatatataaaaatatataacattaaaattcatatataatattacacattaaatcaaaattatcaaaatttacatataaaaaaaatactTGTATATCCCGTCCTAAAATAGGTTAGGAGTTGACTTATTAAacttgaaaaatatattttaaatcttTATCAATTGATTAATTGAACAGAAATGGAATTGTAGTTTGATGATTCATCAAGGCAAAGGAACAGAAGCGTGGTGGTACTGTCTCATATAGTATACAGAGCATGAAAAAGGGAAACAACATTAAGATATGTATGATCGATGATGATTACAAATGAAGTTTGATAGGTTTCAAGTATCCATGCGAATAAGACAGCGGATGCCCTCCCCAGCAAGCATGTAATCGAAAGCCTTGTTTATATCTGAGAATGCCACTTCATGCGTTATAAATTTCTCCAGCTCAAGCTCCTGCATGTATCACATTACTCTTTCTGAGTTCATAACGAATTACAGAAATGAATGTTCTAAGTAGCCATCCAATTGCTAGCTGCATAATTGTCCAGAGTTTTTAGGAAGGAATGatgtagcttactttgtttatgtaCTTCTCCACAACTGAAGGAAGGTCGGACCGGGGCTTGTAGTTGCCAAAGAAGGTACCTTTCAGAGTCCTCTCGTTCAGAAAATTCACGGGATGTGTTTTAAAAGCATCATCTTTGTTCGGAACACCAACGAGTACGGCCACACCCCATCCCTGCATAAAAACAGAAAACATAGCCCAATGTGTCAAGCATTATTGTCTCTATTCTTAGCTTCATTCTGCTTCCTAGTTTCTGTCAGGTTTTAGGCAAAATGCATGAAGAAAGGGAATTACATCGTGGACACATTCAAATGCAGAGATCATGGCATTGATGTTTCCCGTGCACTCGACGCTTCGATCAACTCCTCCATTTGTCATTTCAGCCAGCACCTGAAAATAAGGGAGTAAATTTTGGGACTGAAGTGTTGTCTTTATTTAAATGTACATTACAGCCAAAAGTTATGGTTTTCAGTCACAAACCTCTTGAACTGGCCTGTCATAGTCTTTAGGGTTCACGAATTCATTGCATCCAAATTTCTTGGCTGTTTAAAATACACCAAGGAAACAGAACATTAGAGGAATCATTTCAATTTTCAAGACAGTAAATCAACAACTCCCTTCTGGGATTCGTAGCTTACCTTCCTCAAATCTGTTAGGATTCAGATCGACCCCAATAATCCTAGAAGCGCCTACAATTCTAGCCCCTTCAGCAGCCTAATTATAAAGACCACATCAACCAGCCGCAGGGCAAAGGGGAAATAAATTATACGAAACTATGTTGGTTTAACTCTTTACtgatatcaatatatatatatatatatatgagaagacTCTGAAGAAAGTGATACAACCATGTCGGACACTCACGTCCAAATTTGATTAAACATAGTATGAAAGAAGGAATACTCACAGCAAGGCCTACTGCTCCCAGTCCAAAAATGGCCACAGTTGAACCCTTGGTGGGCTTTGCAACATTCAAGGTGGCACCAAGACCtcgaaaattatttaaaactccATTAAACTAACAgaataaatggaaaatgaaaATTCTAAATCAAGTAACAAATTGATTTTGTTTAAGACCTGTAGAGATTCCACAGCTGAGAACACAAATTTTGTCAAGAGGAGCGGCGGGATTGACTTTAGCAACACAACCAACATGCACAACAGTGTATTCACTGAAGGTGGATGTACCAACAAAATGGTATATGGGTTTTCCATTAATGGAGAACCTAGTCTTGCCATCCCTAAGCATCACCCCTCGATCAGTGTTGATCCTTAGCAGGTCACACATGTTGCTTTCCTCGGACTTGCAGTGACGACAGCCGCCGCATTCCCCGGTGAAGACCGGAAGCACATGGTCCCCGGGCTTAAGTTCTGTCACACCCTCACCCACACTCTCAACAACCCTGTCAATAGAGGGATAAAAATATCTAATTGAGTTGCTCAATTTATAGGGAAATGGATGGGATATGACTTTAGGGCATACCCCCCAGCTTCATGACCAAATATGCGAGGAAAGACCGGAGTTTGGCCCTGTAAGATGACAAATGATTGATCATATTAGTTTTCAAGTATGTTAATTGCTTCACAATGTGAACGAATCATGAGAggcaataaattaattaaattacctTGGCTTCCCAAAAGTAAACATCAGTGTGGCAGAGAGAGGTGAAGAGTATCTTCACACGAACCTCCATTGCTTGCGGTGGTGCCACCTCCACTTCTTCAATCACCAGTGGCCTCCCGGCCTCCCATGCCACCGCAGCTAGTTACAGTTGCAAAGTAttccattttttttaaataaataaaaatatacaattgcACATAAACTCTTAAGTAAGAAACCAGAATCAAAGGGAAAAGATAAATGGAGAAAACAGAAACAAATGAACCTTTGCAACGAATGACCTGACCAGCAGTGCTTCGGGCTGACATATTTACTATGAAAAAAAATACTAGTAAAGTTGTTTTTAGCCTTCTCTTATAAAAGAAAATCAATGGGACTGGAGTTTTCACTTGAAAGAAGCCTGCTTTCACTGGGGTATTTATATGATACGGAGATTTATAAAGTTCATGAATGGGAAGATACCGCCAAGTTAACCGCCTCCTTtacaatatatttttttattatataattattaagtgaatattttttaattttaaaatctcaCGCAACAATTTTAACAAAAGAATTATACCAATGTTAATTaatcaaccaaaatttttaaattaaaaataattccgaatatcaaacctattataatttttaaatttttatctataatttagtaaaaaataaataattaatagcaTGGCAAGTACGCAACTTTAAGCTGAGAGGAAAGTTAATGTGAGCGGAGGCGACGCCTGGCTGGGTGTCTTGTCTTCTTCCTTTATAGAACAACACCTGGTGGTCCAAACTCCAACGCAGTTTGATTTTTCATTTTCTATACGGATCCTGTCATGCCTGAGCAAAGCCttcatttaaaatattatgttcCATGTATCATTAAAAGTATTAAACTTTATTTACTTTGGTGATTGCGGTGGCCATCTCATGTCCATCATTGAATCCAGAAGTttacttatttttatattggtttaaatatgaaataagctcttcgactttttattaaattttaattttaaaattttagtttcttcatttttatattttgaattttaaattttattaattttaaatctattaatattattttacagGTTTgtgtaaaatataattattttaagaaaTCAATAAATACTCCCTTATTAAGTTAATAAACACTTTAAAAATATTTCGATGTAATATAACATTATATTTGACTTAAGTAATAAATTAGAATATAGCAGATATTGCATAtgatttatatgttaattttatttttttaataatttatttttattttaagaaattagTGTAATGTACATTATTTAAATCGTctaacataattaaaaatattacagaaataaaaattttaatccttttaaaaataataataatgaaattcaaactccttttagtgatttttaactACTAGTTAAATGAAAATACCTAAATATTGAATATTAATGCATATATTTTGTAGTGTTAAGTTTTAGCTTTAAATTGAAATGCAAATTGTTTGATCAAATaagattttatttatatattaaaattctattaaaataaataaatgaaatttaaaatcaacttaattatatttgtaaattgattaatatttgatattgcaactaaaaaaattaattttataaatagtgTTATGTCGAAATTGATAACAATCTTTCGTGATTAATCCATTAGAGCGAATTTAGTGATAATCCTTTGTGTTCTATAGGCCCATTAATGGGATAGACGTAGCAGTTTTAAAGTTGCTCTATACCTAGAACTAGGATCGAACCCTTGACCACTGATTAAGGTGGAAGAAATCATTGTCATCTTATCTAACCCCGTAATACTTAACTATATATGCGTGTGAATTAATATACTCTATTCGTAATAatacaactttaaaaaaaataaatgtagCTCTAAATCTCTTAGGCTTTAGCTTTAAATCTATACTCCTAACTAATAATGTATATCTCAAACACTTTTGAACCCAcgaagtaaaatatatatatttttataaaataataacaattacACATTAATCATAGCATCCTAAATTAAAGGGAAGAATTATCTCTTCGTAATTGACTCGCTATCACTAAAGGTATCTCTTGAAAAGCAGGTGGATTGACAAGGAATTGCATCATTGATCTGGCAAGAGCATGTGCAATTGTATTAGCCTCCTTGAGACATATTGGATAATTACCCTCCATTATCTTCGACACAATTCATTACTTCTTATAGCTAAATCCCTATTCAGTTGACTTTAAAATCTACTCTGAATGGATTCAATAGAAAGAACACAACTTATCTCTACGATACCATTTATCCATTTTGCTTCTCATATAAATTAAAGACCACCATAGATAGCCCATAATTCAGCTTACTCAACATTACATCTCTCAATATTTCTTCTAATTCTTCAAAACCAATAATTttaatactattaaaattagatatcttaatataaaattttaacccaTGAAATAAAATAGATTTAAATAATCAACTTCTAAAAATTATGTCAATACTATAATGTCTGAGTGTATTTTGTTCAGTTCAATTTTGG
This is a stretch of genomic DNA from Gossypium arboreum isolate Shixiya-1 chromosome 11, ASM2569848v2, whole genome shotgun sequence. It encodes these proteins:
- the LOC108474137 gene encoding probable pectinesterase/pectinesterase inhibitor 51; the encoded protein is MYSSSPPPSHQSHKKHPRRNPWNSTSLLVSLSMSAFLLLSLLSLSHFFIFSSSSHHPPHNSPVYASESSQIRLACKSTRFPQPCESSLSRSSLLPPNPTSLQFIQSAISVSSDNLKTGQSMVKSILDSSKGNLNRSNAAAICLNILSNSDYRMRSTNDALARGKIKDARAWMSAALCYQYDCWSALKYVNDTKLVGETMAFLDSLTQHSSNALSMMVAYDNYGEDIAAWVPPKTERDGFYENGSGGTELGFNGGLPSNLKTDVTVCKDGSGGCYKTVQEAVNAAPANAESTRRFVIYIKEGVYEETVRVPLEKKNVVFLGDGMGKTIITGALNAGMPGLTTYETATVGVLGDGFMASGLTIRNTAGPDAHQAVAFRSDSDLSVIENCEFLGNQDTLYAHSLRQFYRKCRIQGNVDFIFGNSASVFQDCEILVAPRQVKPEKGENNAVTAHGRTDPAQSTGLVFQNCLINGTDEYMRYYYGKPKVHKNFLGRPWKEYSRTVFINCVMEALINPNGWMPWKGDFALKTLFYGEFGNSGLGSIPLNRVPWSTQIPSQHVHTFSVQNFIQGDQWIPTSS
- the LOC108470699 gene encoding alcohol dehydrogenase 1-like isoform X2, with translation MNSMYMSLTNAPSKQASLTCKNISPLDSYFKRCQAPKPQFTRIFFQVSKRKKRIVCQVNMSAQSTAGQVIRCKAAVAWEAGKPLVIEEVEVAPPQEMEVRLKILFTSLCHTDVYFWEAKGQTSLFPRIFGHEAGGIVESVGEGVTHLKPGDHVLPVFTGECGNCRHCKSKESNMCDLLRINTDRGVMLSDGKTRFSINGKPIYHFVGTSTFSEYTVAHVGSVAKINPAAPLDKFNGALNNFRGLGATLNVAKPTKGSTVAIFGLGAVGLAAAEGARIAGASRIIGVDLNPNRFEEAKKFGCTEFVNPKDHNKPVQEVLAEMTNGGVDRSVECTGNINAMISAFECVHDGWGVAVLVGVPNRDDAFKTHPVNFLNERTLKGTFFGNYKPRSDLPSVVEKYMNKELELEKFITQQVAFRDINKAFDYMLAGEGIRCIIRMDA
- the LOC108470699 gene encoding alcohol dehydrogenase 1-like isoform X1, translating into MNSMYMSLTNAPSKQASLTCKNISPLDSYFKRCQAPKPQFTRIFFQVSKRKKRIVCQVNMSAQSTAGQVIRCKAAVAWEAGKPLVIEEVEVAPPQEMEVRLKILFTSLCHTDVYFWEAKGQTSLFPRIFGHEAGGIVESVGEGVTHLKPGDHVLPVFTGECGNCRHCKSKESNMCDLLRINTDRGVMLSDGKTRFSINGKPIYHFVGTSTFSEYTVAHVGSVAKINPAAPLDKVCILSCGISTGLGATLNVAKPTKGSTVAIFGLGAVGLAAAEGARIAGASRIIGVDLNPNRFEEAKKFGCTEFVNPKDHNKPVQEVLAEMTNGGVDRSVECTGNINAMISAFECVHDGWGVAVLVGVPNRDDAFKTHPVNFLNERTLKGTFFGNYKPRSDLPSVVEKYMNKELELEKFITQQVAFRDINKAFDYMLAGEGIRCIIRMDA
- the LOC108473637 gene encoding alcohol dehydrogenase 1, producing MSARSTAGQVIRCKAAVAWEAGRPLVIEEVEVAPPQAMEVRVKILFTSLCHTDVYFWEAKGQTPVFPRIFGHEAGGVVESVGEGVTELKPGDHVLPVFTGECGGCRHCKSEESNMCDLLRINTDRGVMLRDGKTRFSINGKPIYHFVGTSTFSEYTVVHVGCVAKVNPAAPLDKICVLSCGISTGLGATLNVAKPTKGSTVAIFGLGAVGLAAAEGARIVGASRIIGVDLNPNRFEEAKKFGCNEFVNPKDYDRPVQEVLAEMTNGGVDRSVECTGNINAMISAFECVHDGWGVAVLVGVPNKDDAFKTHPVNFLNERTLKGTFFGNYKPRSDLPSVVEKYINKELELEKFITHEVAFSDINKAFDYMLAGEGIRCLIRMDT